Within the Trueperella pyogenes genome, the region GCAGTACGTGGGCCAGACGCACTACGACGTCGCCACCCGCGTCAAGGCGATCCTGCAGAAGAACAAGGAGCTTCAGGACATCATCTCGATCCTTGGCGTGGATGAGCTTTCCGAAGAGGACAAGATCACCGTTGCACGCGCACGCCGTATCGAGCAGTACCTCTCGCAAAACACGTACACGGCTGTGAAGTTCACGGGTGTGGAGGGCTCGACAGTGCCGATCGACGAAACCGTAGAAGCCCTTCCGCCGCATCACCGAGGGCGAGTACGACCACATCCCAGAGCAGGCTTTCTTCAACATCGGCGGCATCGAGGACATCGAGCGCGCCTGGGCCAAGATTCAGGCTGAATCATGAGACTAGAGATCGTTGCACGAACGGGAGTCCTCTACACTGGGGAGGTCTCCGAGCTCGTGGTGCCCGCCTACAATGGCGAGATGGGGATCCTGGCGGGCCATGCGCCCGTCATGGCCGTCATCTATAAGGGCACGATCCGCATTGTGGAAAACGGCGAGAGGAAGTCTGTCCAAGTGGGCAACGGCTTCATGACTGTCGATCAGGATGACGTCACAGTGGTGGTGGAGGACTATAACGACACCGAAGCCAACTCGCGAATGATTGACGAACTCGCGGCTGAAGAGGACTAACAATGAGCGCGGGCGACATTCTTGGAATTGTGGGATTCTTGACGATCATCGCCCTCGCCTTTGTCTTTGTCTACCTTTTCCGCATCAGATATCTCCTCAACCACGAGGGATCCATCCAAGTATCCGTGCGTGCATGGACGGTAGGTGGCACAACAATATCGCGATCCTCGGTCCAGAATCGCTCGACCTGTATCCACGCATTCCTTTTCCTGGATCCCAGTGATGCAGTGGGATCGCCTGGATATGAGCTTCGAGATTCAGCGGCCGCGCGGAGGCATCCGTGTGGTGACTATCATCGTCGCAGACGGTAGCTGGCGATTAGCTGCCGGCTCGGATGAAATGAGCGCCCTGCTATCCTGGATGGACTCCGCGCGCCCATCGGCCGAGCCGACGATGGCGTAGGTGCTCTGTTAGGCTGGTTGTTTCCGGCGAAAGGAACCTTGTGCGTATCGTCATTGCGACATGCTCTGTTGACTATTCAGGGCGTCTCGACGCTCATCTTGAACCCGCTAAACGCGTTCTCATGCTCAAGTCAGACGGCTCGGTGCTCGTCCACGCAGACGGGGGCTCGTATAAGCCGTTGAACTGGATGTCCCCGCCGTGCTCGATGCGTGTGGAAGAACCGGAGCAAGCTGAGGCTGAGCTGGGCATTGTCGAGAATTGGCGAGTTGAGCACGCCAAGATGGACGACGCGCTCATTATCCACATCCACGATATCCACGAAGATATCAGCACCGACCTGGGTATTGAGCCTGGCCTCCTCAAAGACGGCGTGGAGGCTCATCTGCAGCGCTTGCTCGCCGAGCAAACCGAAATCCTGGGGGCAGGCACGCGACTGGTGCGCCGCGAATACCCAACCGCCATCGGCCCGGTGGATCTCTTGGTCACCGATTCGGAAG harbors:
- the atpC gene encoding ATP synthase F1 subunit epsilon; protein product: MRLEIVARTGVLYTGEVSELVVPAYNGEMGILAGHAPVMAVIYKGTIRIVENGERKSVQVGNGFMTVDQDDVTVVVEDYNDTEANSRMIDELAAEED